The Pandoraea vervacti DNA window CATGCTGCGCGGCGAGGCTCACGTAAGCGGGACCTAGCGCATCGAGGGCAATTGTCAGTCCACCCGATGCGGAACCCGTGATGGCGGCGAGCAGATTGGCCGAGAGCGCGAGCGAGACCAGTGGTCCGCCGTCGATGGTCAGCACCCAGTCGCGCACCAGTTCGAACCCCGGCAGGGCGGCGATGACGCCGCCGTATCCGACGAGACTTGCCGTACACATGATGGGCAGCACCGAGGCGTTGGCGCCGGCATCCATCGTTTTGCGAAGTGCGGGCAGACGCCGCCATTGCAGGATCACGAGCACCAGAATGGCGCTCGCAAGCGCCACGCAAACGCCCCAGACCCCCGCAACGCTTTGCAGCGTGATGCCGCCCCATCTCGGCTCGGCGAGGAAGCTGGCGTCCAGTCGCGGGAAGACGATCACGTTCATCACGAAGTTGCCTGCAATCACCACGAGCAACGGCAGCGCGGCAGTGAAGACGCCGGGAAGGGCATCGTGGCGATGGCCCTGCTCGATTTCCGCCGGATCGAATTCGCGCGCGACGCTGGCGCGCTCGCGCACGACCGTCGGATCGGCGGCTTTGTCCCATACCTCCTGGTCCGCGTAACCATGCCCGCTGCGACGTGCCTGTGCCTCGCGCCACGACAGCCACCAAAGCCCCACGCCCAGCATGATCGCCGAGGCCATCAGGCCAAGGCCGGGCGCGGCAAACGGCGTGGTGCCGAAGAAAGGCATCGGAATCGCGTTCTGAATGGCGGGGGTGCCGGGCATGGCGGACATCGTGAAGGTCGAGGTCCCCAGGGCGATGGCGGCAGGCATCAGGCGCACCGGAATGTTCGCCTCGCGAAAGAGCGCATGCGCCATGGGGGCGAGCACGAAAAATGCCACGAAGAGACTCACGCCGCCGTAGGTCACGAGGGCCCCGCCGAGGACTACGGCAAACATGGCGCGTCGTGCACCCAGCTTCTCGGTCAGAAAGGCGGCGATGGCGCGCACGGCACCGCTGTCTTCCATCAGCTTGCCGAACAACGCGCCGAGCAGGAACAGCGGGAAGAACTGGGCGACGAAGCGCGCAGCGTTCTGCATGAACGTCTGTGTCCAGTGCGCAAGGATCGGCTCACCGGAGAGCGCAGCGGCGAGCATGGCTGCCGCCGGGGCGAGCAACAGCACGCTCCACCCGCGATACGCCAGCCAGACGAGTAGCGCCAGCCCGATCAGAATGCCGGCGAGCTCCATTCAGGGGGCCTCCTGCAACGGATCGAAATCGAGCGACGAACGGCGACCGAGGTCCGCGCCGTGCGCGCGCAGGAAGGCATCCGCGCAGCGGCGTCCCTCATCACGCAGCATCACAAGGAAATCCCATTCGGCCGAGAGCTTCGACGAGTAGCCGAGCGACGTCATCATGTCGCTCGCGATCCGGTGCATGCGCATCTGCGCCCAGCGTTTGCCTTCTTCGCTTCCGGCGTCCACGACCTGACGCAACACCGCGATCATCCGCAGTTCCTTGAGCAGCGTGGCGTTGAACGATACCTCGTTGACGCGGTTCAGAATCTCGCGCGCCGAGCGCGGCACTTCGTTCCGCTCGACCGGATTCACCTGGACGAGGATGGTGTCGCAAGACACCGTCTCGCGCACCAGCGGCGTGATTGACGGATTCCCCGCGTAGCCGCCGTCCCAGTAGGGTTCGCCATCGATGTCGATGGCGCGGTAGAGCATGGGCAGACAGGCGGAGGCGAGCAGGACATCCGGGGTTATCTCGGCGTTGCGAAAGACCCGGCCGCGGCCGGTGCGCACGTTCGTCGCCGTGATAAACAGCTGGATGTCGCTCGGTGCGGTGGCGTTGGCGATGCCGTCGAAATCGATGTGATCGTCGAGCAGTCGACGTAGCGGATTGAATTCGAGGGGCGCGAGATCGTAGGGCGACACGACGCGTGCGGCCAGATCGAAGAACATGAAGAAGGGCGAATTGTCGAGCGACCAGCGCCCGAGCACGATGTCGAGCGGCGTGCGGCGCAACGGACTGAAGCGTCCGGCGTGCGCCACGTCTCGCCAGAACTGTTCGAGTGCGCCGCGCGCGGCGTCGGGGCCGCCTCGGGCATAGCCGGTCGCCAGCACCGCCGCATTCATGGCCCCGGCAGACGTGCCGGAGATGCCCTCGATGTGAAACGGTGCATTGTCGGTGTCGTGCGAGATCGCCTCGAGCAGGCGATCGAGAACACCCCAGGTGAACGCGCCGTGCGCGCCGCCGCCCTGCAAGGCGAGGTCGACGGGAACGGTTGTGCGGGCGCTGGACGACGCGCGCTTGGTGCTTGTGGCACTGGCGGTGCTGGCGGTGTCGGCAGCACTGTCATGACGTGCCGGTCGTGGCGCTTGGAGCGAGCGTTGGGTGGGGCGGGAGCGTGGCATGGTCCCTCGGCGATGCGGCGTTGCCGCTGGGTTCGTGACGAGAGTACGGTGGCAGCAGGTACGCAGTTTGCGCTGCAACATAACCACTGTCTCAGATAAACATGAAATGGGCAACCTCGCGGCGCGGTCGGTTGCCGGGTGCGGGCGGGATGTGTGATGCGCTGTCTGGAGGTGACAGCTATGCCGCGCAGCATTGGGCGGCGTGAGAGCCGCCGCATGGGCCGGCGTCGGGAGGCATGCGGCGGTCCGAGGAGGGCGTCAGGCAGCGTGCTTGACGTTGGCAGCGGCGTCGCCGTCTGTATCGCAGTCTGTGTCGTAATCGGTGGCGGTATCCCCGCCAGGCACGCCGTCCTGCGACGGTTTGCCGCGACGCAAGCTGAGTTGCGCCAGTACGTCGGCGTGCTGATTGCCCCAGCGGTACAGCATTTCGATCGGCTCGATGAACAACTCGCCCAGCGGGGTGAGCGAGTACTCGACCTTGGGGGGCACGACCGCATAGACCTCACGGTGAATCAGGCCATCGCGTTCAAGTTCGCGCAGCGTCTGGGTGAGCATCTTTTTCGAAATGCCGGGCAGACGGCGCTGTAATTCGCCGGTGCGCGTGGTACCGCACTGCAGGGCGTAGAGCACCATGCTCGTCCACTTCACGCTGAAGAGCTCCAGCACACGACGCGGCACGCAGGTTTCCTCGAAGACGAAGGGTTCGCGTTTGCTCATGGTAACCAAATGGTGACTATTCAACTAAAAGGTGCCTACTGGGGATTTTGACCCTTCGTCACTATACTTTGTGACCATAGTGCGCGTCACCCCGTGAGCGTGATGTTCGAGACGTCAGGCCGGGTTCCGTCGCGCGCAGGCTAACGGAGAACTCAATGAGCAGTTTGTCGAAAACCGCCATCTCGATGCTGGATCTGGTGCCGGTGCGCGCAGGTGGCACGGTGGCGGAAGCCCTGAAGCAGTCCACGGAGCTGGCGCAGCACGTCGAACGGCTCGGTTTCACACGTTTCTGGCTGGCGGAACACCACAACATGGACGGCATCGCCAGTTCAGCCACCTCGCTGCTGATCGGGCATATCGCCGACAAGACGTCGCGCATTCGTGTCGGTTCGGGCGGCGTGATGCTGCCGAATCACCCGCCGCTGGTCATTGCCGAGCAATTCGGTACGCTCGCGGCGTTGTATCCGGGGCGCATCGACCTCGGGCTTGGCCGCGCGCCAGGGGCCGATCAGGCGACGATGCGTGCGTTGCGCCGTGACCGGCTGGGCAATGGCGACGATTTTCCCGAACAGGTGGCCGAGTTGCGGGCATTGCTCGCGCCCGCGCAACCGGGCCAACGGCTCGTTGCGACGCCGGGGGCGGGGAGCGACATTCCAGTGTGGTTGCTGGGCTCATCGCTGTACTCGGCGCAACTCGCCGCGCATCTCGGTCTGCCGTACGCATTTGCGTCCCACTTCGCGCCTCGCTTCCTGTTCGACGCGATTCGCATCTACCGCGAGCTATTCCGTCCTTCGGCTGTGCTCGATAAACCATACGTGATGGTGGGTGCGCCGGTCATCGCGGCGCCGACCGATGAAGAGGCCGCATTCCTTGCAACGTCGTCGCAGCAGAAGATTCTCGCGCTCATGCGCGGGCAAAGCCTGAAGCTGCAACCGCCGGTGAGCGATATGGACGAACGCTGGGATCCGGCCGAGCAGCATTCGGTGGAAGCGTTCCTCGGCGTGGCCGTGGTCGGCGGACCGGAGCGGGTCAAGGCGGGGTTGTCGGATCTGGTCGAGCGCACGCAGGCCGACGAACTGATGTTGGTCTCCGACATCTACGATCCGGCGCTGCGCCTGCGCTCTTGCGACATCGTGGCGGCGGTCTGCCGGGGTTGACGGGCGTTCTGTCGGTAGGTGTGCGGTGGGCGTGGCGGTAGGGATGGCGATCGATTGCCGATCGCCATGCGAGTCGATGCCGGCGAGTGCAGGCGTGGCGTACGCCACACCGCATGCCGTCAACGATATCGGCCGATGGAGAACGGGGAGAGATCGATCGCTGGCCGGTCACCGCTGACGAGCCCGGCGATAATGCGCCCGGTCGATGCGGCGGCCGTCAGACCCACGTGGCCGTGCCCGAATGCGTAGAACGCATTCGGCACTTTCGACGCGGCGCCGAGCACGGGCAACGAGTCGGGCGTACTCGGTCGGAATCCTTGCCAGCGCGCCCCATCGACCGACTGCGTGGCCTTGGCCCCTTGCACCGCGCCCGGAAACATCTTGTGCAATTGTCTGATCAGCAGATCGGCACGTCGCCAGTTCGGCGGCGCTTGCAGACCTGCGAGCTCAACCGTGCCCGCGCCGCGAAGCCGGCCATCCATCGGCGTGGCGAACAACTTGCCTTCGGCCCACATCACAGGACGTGAAGGCATCTCGTCGGGCGCCGCAATTTCCACGTGGTAGCCACGTTCGGTATCGAACACGAGGTTGTCGCCCAACTGCCGTACGAATGGTGCGGACCAGGCGCCTGCGGCGACAACGACGGCGCTGGCGGCTTCGCGTCCCTTGTCGGTATGCACGGCGACGGCCTGCGCGCCATTGGTCTCGATTGCCGTGGCGGCAGCATCGACGACACGTCCCCCCCGCGCGACAACCTGCGCCGTCAGACGCGCCAGCAGTGCGCCCGGGTCCGACGTGTGCCCCGTCTCGCTGATGTACCGCGCGCCGATGAAGTCGCGCGAGAGCGTGGGTTCGAACTCACGCAGCGCGCCGGCATCCAGGGTCTCGATGTGCACGCCATTCTCCCGACGCAGCGCCATGCCACCTTCATCGCCCGCCATGCCGCGCTCACTCGAATACGCAATGAGATAACCGCGGCGCGTGACCAGATCGTTCGCCCCGGCATCGTCGAGCAGCGGCTGGTAAGCATCGAGCGCCGGGCCGAGCAGCGCCCGCAATGCCCGAGCCTGCGCAGCAACGCGTGCGGGCTGGCTCGCGGCAATGAAACGCATGAGCCACGGCACCATGCGCGGAAGATAGCCCCAACGCAGCACCAGCGGCCCGTCCGGTTGCATAAGCCATCCCGGCACCTGCCAGAGCACGCCGGGCATGGCGATGGGAACGACCGACGAGCCGTTGATGCACCCGGCGTTCCCCAATGACGCGGCCTGTCGCGCCGATTGCCGGTCCACGAGAGTAACGGCGCGCCCGGCACGCTGAAGATAGGCGGCGGTACACACACCGACCAAACCGCCCCCGATAACGACGACGGGACGTGAATCGCTCATGAACGCGTCCTGCGAAAAATCGAAAACGCGTAGTGTACTGCCAGTGGGGTACCTGGGCGCTGGGTCAGGCATTCACGATCGGGCATCCTCGACATTCACGCGCGTTTTTCGATGCCGCATCAACGCTCAAATCATTTCCAGCGGACGCTTGCGTGATGGCGCTTCAAAGTGGTGGTCCAGCAGCGCGAGTTCTTCGGACGTCAGTTCGATGTCGTGCGCCGCGCGATTGGCGCGCACATGCGCCTCGGACCCGGCCTTCGGAATGGCGATGACGCCGGGTCGGCTCATGACCCAGGCGAGCGCGATCTGCAATGGCTCAACATGACGTTTGCGCGCCATCTCACCCAGAACGCCGCTTGTCGGCAACCGGCCTTGCTCGATGGGCGAGTAAGCCATCATCGGAAGTTTGCGCGCAGCAAGCCACGGCGCCAGATCGTATTCGGGACCGCGTCGAGACAAATTGAACAGCACCTGATCGGTGGCGCATGCGTCGCCACCGGGTGCGTCGAACAGTTCCTTCATGTCGTCCGTATCGAAGTTGCTCACGCCCCACTGACGAATCTTGCCTGCGTCGATCAAGGCTTCGAAACCCGCAATCGTGTCCTCGAGCGGGACATCGCCTCGCCAGTGCAGCAGATACAGGTCGATGTGGTCGGTGCGCAAGCGAGAGAGGCTTCGTTCGCATGCGGCAACGACGCCGCGCTTCGAGGCATTGTGCGGATAGACCTTGCTCACGAGGAACACGTCGTCTCGCAGGCCGTCGAGCGCTTCGCCCACGAGACTCTCCGTCGCACCTTCGCCGTACATCTCGGCGGTATCGACCAGTGTCATGCCCAGCGACACGCCGAGCCGCAACGCAGCGATTTCCTCGCGACGCCGCTCGGGCTTCTCACCCATCATCCACGTGCCCTGACCCAGCACCGGCACCGTGTCGCCCTGAGGGAAAGCAATCTTTCGCATGATCTGTCCTCCTGGATTTCTGTGACCGATTTTGATGACCATTATCTGCCTGCAAGTCCAACGATGACCAGAGCGGTGAGGGCTTCACGCAACACTTCGAGGCGGCGTCCTATCTTTTGCTTCGGATTCGTCCTAGACATGGGGCAGACATATCCGCTTTTGCATTCGTACCGCCAATCTCTCGGATAGTTCACAACCGCGACGCCATCGTGGTGCGATACGCTTGTCTCACCGATGCGCATTGCGAATGTTTCTCCGCAGCGAGACGGCTCGGTGAAGGCTCCAGCGATGTGCATCGGTGCGTGGTTCCGGGCAGAGAAAGGGGATTTGCTGCGAGACAAAAAATGAAGCGGAAAAAGAAAGCCCCGCGAAGGGGGCTTTAAAGGCCGACCGGGCATGCGTCGGCCAAGGAGGTTCAACGATCGGTCGGGAATTGCGGATGTGTTCGCGCCGCAGACACATTGTCGGCAATGCTGTGCAATCGATGAGCAGGAGGAATCCGAATGTCGCAAGGAAGATCGAGTAACAAAATGTGACGATTTGCGACCTTTTCGTGACAGGACGCGAACGCGATAATGTGGGCACCCAAAACAGCAGAGGAGTCCCCCGAGATGGCCAAAGCGATCAAGTTCCATTCACTCGGCTCGTCGCTCTCGCCGATCGAGCGCTATGCACCACCGGCGATCTTTTTCCACTGGGCCGTCGCCTTGCTGGTCGTGATCGCGTATGCGGCCGTGATTACGAAGGGATATCTGCCGAAGGGGAGTGCGCCACGGGCGCTGTCCATGACCATTCACGAGTGGGCTGGCATTGCGGTGCTGATTCTGGCCGTCCCGCGCTTGTTGTGGCGACTGATCAAGGGGGCGCCGGGGGCATTACCCGGTCAGGGATGGCTCGTGCGTTTCGGTTCGTCGGTCGTGCACTTGCTGCTGTACGTATTTCTCTTTGCGCAGCCGGTGCTGGGGTATCTCACGCTCAACGCCGGCGGACATGTGCTGACGATTCCGGGGCTCGACATCGCGCTCCCGCAGTTCATCGGAAAGGATGACGAGGTGCTCGGGTCGATCAAGGACATCCACGAAACGCTGGGAAGCGCGTTTTACTGGGTCATTGGGCTGCATGCGCTGGCTGCCCTGTGGCACCACTACTTCCGTCGCGACGACACGCTGCGTCGCATCGTTTGATACGACGCAGCGCGTTGCCGCGGTGACCGTGATCCGATGACCCGATGACCCGATGACCCGATGACCCGATGACCCGATGACCCGATGACCCGATGACGTGATGCGCGGCGCCGGAGCGACGCCGTGCAACGCACGTGTGTCAAAGGGGCGCGCCGCCGGTTGCCCTCACAGAAACGACGTGTGTGCGATCAGAACGCAAATCGCACGCCAGCGAACATGCTGCGCCCGTCACCGGGGTAAAACACGGCGGTGTTTGCGGTTCTGGCGTCCGTCACCGTGCTGAAGTCGGAGACATAGCGCTTGTCGGTCAGGTTACGTGCGTCGACGTAAAACGTGACGCCGCGCTCAAGCTGGTACGACGCCTGCAAACCGATGAGCGTATACGCAGGCACGCGCATCGTGTTCGCATAGTCGACCCACGCGCCGGTAGGCACCCAGTCGAGCGATGCCGAGACTTGCAAGCGATTCGTCAACGCATAGCCAAGCGTCGTGCGCAGAACGTGCGTCGGCACGCCGGCAATACGATTGTTTCCGTATTGCGGGTCGTTCTGGAAGCGGAAGTCGCTGTAGTTCCAGAGCTGCGAGACCGTCACCCGATCGCCCGTTGCTATCACGTTCTTTAACAAATCGACCGAAGCGCCAACTTCAAGACCTTGCAGCACCGTCTTGTTCGCATTGAAAGTGGACGCAGGCACATTGGGATTCGTCGTGTATTGCAGCAACTGATCGCGCACGAGCGAACGGTAAGCCGTAAGGTCCCACGCCACGCGATCGAGCTTGCCACGGGTGCCGACTTCGAGAGTCCAGGCATGCTGCGACGCGAGCGGCACGAAGCGGGACGTCGCGCCGAAGGTTTGCGACAGGTCGGTGAAGTCGGGAACATCGGCACTGCGCGTGACATCGATGAACGCCTGCACGTCTTTGCGCGGTTCCCAGATGAGACCGATCTTCGGATTCACGCCCGAGTAAGCCGCGCTCGTCGAGCGATAGTTGGCGTCGCCGGGCAGGCCGCCGTAGTCGATGTACTGACGCACGTCGCGATAGGCCTTTGCGCCGACCATCAACCCCAGTGTCGGGAGGAAGAAGAGGCGGTTCTCGAAATACGCTTCGTAGTTGTACGCGCTCTGGCGGGAGTCGAGCGTTTGCGCGCCACGGTTGCCGTTCACGTTGACATATTGATCGGCCTTGGTATTGCCGCCGAAGAAGCGCGCCCCGACGATCAGGTCATTGCGCATGCCCGCAAGTGTCAGGTTTGCCGTGTATCGCGGCGCGACGCCGTAGGTCCAACCGTCCTGATCGATGACCTGAAAGATCGGGTGATAGAGACTCTTGTGAATGACCCACGACGCAATATCGAGTTGGCCGACATCGAAGCGGATGGTCGTCAGGTTACCCAGCCGCTCGGTGCGCGTATTGCGCGCCTGATCGCCCGAGACGGCCGAGGCTGCGGCTTTCGTGGGATTGTTGAGTGCGTCGAAGAGCGAGAGCGTACCGGGCAGTTTCTGATCGACGATGTAGGCGCCGAAGAAGAATCGCGTTTCAACGCGTGGCGAGAATTTGTAGCCGATGTTCGCATTGATCTGGGCGTAGTTGCCCTTGGCGTGATCGCGGTAACCGTCGGAACGATTGAGCGTGACGGTTGCCAGCGCATCGAGTGGGCCGAAGATGCGCGACATCTGGCCGCTCGCGCGTACGGTGCCGAAACTGCCGCCTTCCACACGGAACTGGTTGGGGGCATCCGCCGTGTAGGCCGTGGGCGTCACGAAATTCAAGGCGCCGCCCAGCGTGGTCGAACCGTAGGTCAGGCCGTTCCCTCCCTTGTAGATTTCAGTCGAGCGCAGGCCCATCGGGTCGATCTGGTAGAAATCGCCGCTACCGTCTGCCGAGTTGGTCGGAATGCCGTCCTGCAAGATTTCCAGACCGCGCACGTGATAGCCGCGTGCAATGCCCGAACCACGAATCGACAGGCGAAGCTCCTGGCCGTATCGGTTTTGAACGAAGACGCCGGGACTGTCCTTGAGCACGTCGCGCAAGTTAAACGCGTAAGTGTTCTGATACGAGTCGGCATCGACGAAACCGACCGACCCCGCTGTCTGGAAGAGGTTGGCTTTCTGCTCGTCTACGCTCGGAGAGGTCAGTGATTCCGCCGGCGCGGTGACCGTCGTGGTCGGCAGGGTCGCCGCTGGCGCACTGTTGCTTTCTGCCGCTGTGGGGGCGACGGTCTGTGCCAGTTGCCATGCCGGTGCTGGTGTGGCCGTGCTTGCTGTCAGTTCGTTCGTATGCGCGTTGGCGCGCTGGTCAACGTGTGTTGCTGCATGCGTGGCGTCGACGGCAACGCTCAAGCCGGTGGCTGCCGGATCGTTAGTGAGTGCGTGTGCGGTACCGCCCAGCGAGGCGAGGGCGAGCGCGATGGCCGTTTGCAACGGCTTCTGCGTCATGGGACGTGACATGAAGGTCTCTCTCGCGACCGTGCGACGGTCGCTTGTTGATCGATCGTGAGGTGACGAACGCGACGGATCCGCGCGTGGCACAAGAGGCAGTCACGTGTGCGTGCAACCTGCGCGAAGACGGCGCAAGCGAGCGAAGCTCGGCGCGTTCGACGGGGTCTGCCCGGCATCGAGGCCGGGGGGGCGAGGGATCAGGCGGAAAGAGACGGCGGCGCGCGCGCCAGGGCGTCGGAGAATCGGGCGCGCGGGAAATAAGACACCAACGCCCGGGGAGCGACGTCGATACCGCCTTGCGAGGCGGGCGGGGGAGTATGGAAATCGGTGGTGACGAGCGGCTGGTGCGCCCACAGCGCACAGTAACCGCACTTCTCCCAATGATCCGCAGAGGCTAGCGAATGATCGCTGCCGCCATGGCTGCTTTGCAGACCTGCGGGCTGCGCATGCGCGGGGGGCGCCTGCGCGTCGTCGTGTCCGCTGTGGCCGTCATGGGCCGGTTCGCGCAATGCCTGCGCACGCGGGGCGGTATTCGCACCGAGCGCGGCTTGCGCGCCTTGCACGGTGCAGTAGACCGCGAACGGGTCCTGCTGCGTGGCAGCCCGCCATTGCGCAATCGCCGGCATAAGCGCGGCCAGCAGGATCGCAAGCAAGGCGATCCCGATGGCGACGCGATGCTGACGGAGCTTGCGCATGACTTGACCGGGTAATGGGAGGTTGAGGCCGGCGCATCATTGGCGAATATGCTAATGACGTATTCGGATAATGGCGCTCCTCAGGGAACCAGGCATTGTAGGTGCTGTCGTCGCGTGGCGTAAATGCTTTGCGTTCTCATGTCGGGATGACGCGACAATTTGACGCATCGCCCTTTTTTCGAAGGAGGGAAAGCTGTGCCACGGCCCACGCGGCGCGTGGCGTTCCCTACCGGCTGTCAGAACTTGACTGTCAGAACCTGGCCGTCAGAACTTCATACCCACGCCGACACCGACGATCAAGGGATCGATGTGCAGGGTTCCGAGATCCGTGCCGGCCAGCGAGGTATCCGTCTTCATCCAGATTTTCTTGATGTCGACGTTGAAGAACAGAGTTTTCGTCATCTGAATGTCCACGCCTGCTTGCAGTGCCGGACCGACGCTGTGGTTCTTGATCTCGATGGGCGTGCCGCCTGCGTTGAGATTGCTGTTCCAGAACCGGGTGTAGTTGATACCCGCACCCACGTACGGACGGATTTTGCCTGCGTGGTTGAAGTGGTATTGCAACAGTAACGTGGGCGGCAGCACGTTCACGCCGCCCAGATGCCCGAGGCGGGAGGTCAGTTGATGACGCGACATCCCGAGAATCAGCTCGACGCCCACGTTGTCCAGAATCATGTACGTGAAATCGAGCTCGGGAACGATGGCGTTGTTGACCGTGACACCGAGCGTGGGCAACACATTACCGCTCGCATGAGAGTCCGGCATGATGCCGATGGCACGTACGCGCGCCAGGATGTCCCCGGCGTAGATGCCCTGTGAGCTGTCCTTGATGAAGCCGAAGGTCCTGGCTGTCTGAGGCGTGTCGGACGCCGCGTTGTCGGACATTTGCGAGGCGTTTTGTGCGTTGGCGGATGCGCTGCACAAGGCGGCGCCGGTAATCAATGCGGCTGCGATGGCCGCGGCGCCGAAGGCGGGCTTCATGATGTTTTCCAAAGTCGTGAATGAGCACGTCCGATGGTAGAAGCAGGTCGCAGCAGCGCATTTGATGCGCGTCAAGCGCGAGAGATCGTGCGCGGTGCCTGCGACAAACTGTCGCGAACCCACATGCGGCGGCGTGTCGAGGTGAGAAGGTGGGAAGGTGGGAAGGTGGGAAGGTGAGAAGGTGAGAAATGCGTGACGCGCTTTTCTATCGCCGAGCGGTGGACGGCGTCGACAGTCGACGGGACTTCGTCGGCCGGGGGCGGTCACCGCCTGACATCGATCGTGACGCCTCCCGGTTTTGGTAGGATGCGGACTTTGCCACGCTGTCCCTCATCGTGAAGCGCCCGATTTCGTCGCTATTTTCGTCGCTGTTTTCCTCGCTGTTGCATGCCACCGCGCAGGCGGGCCGGCATGGCCTGCGTCTGTTGCAACGGCTGCGGCCCTACGCCATGCGAGTCTGGTATCACCTGCGCCATCCCACGCGCCGCGGGATATTGATCGCCATTGCCGCGCTCCCGTGTCTGCTTGTCGCCTACACGCTCGTGCTGATTCCGTTCACGCCGGGCATTCGCGATATCCGGCGTGCGAAAGTCGATCAACCTGCGCAAGTGCTGTCTGTCGACGGCAAACTGCTCGCGGAGTTCCGGCCGTCCAATCGCGAATGGGTCTCGCTCAAGGATGTGTCGCCGAACGTCGTCAAGGCGCTGGTGTCGACGGAAGACCACCGCTTTTACGAGCATCACGGCATCGACCTGAAGCGTACGGCAGGCGCGGCACTGCGGACGTTCTCGGGCGACCGCCAGGGCGGCTCGACCATTACCCAACAGCTTGCGCGCAATCTGTATCCCGACGATATCGGTCGTGCGCCCACGCTCACCCGCAAGCTAAAGGAAGCCATCACGGCGCTCAAGATCGAGGCGCTCTATACCAAGGCCGAGATTCTCGAGACGTATCTGAACACCGTGCCGTTTCTCTATAACGCCTACGGCATCGAAATGGCGGCGCGCACATATTTCGACAAGTCTGCGGACCAGTTGGACGTCGTCGAAGCCGCGACGCTCGTGGGCATGCTCAAGGGAAATAGCTACTACAACCCGGTGATCAATCCTGAGCGTGCGCTGCAACGTCGCAATACCGTGCTCGCGCAGAT harbors:
- a CDS encoding TonB-dependent receptor domain-containing protein; the protein is MSRPMTQKPLQTAIALALASLGGTAHALTNDPAATGLSVAVDATHAATHVDQRANAHTNELTASTATPAPAWQLAQTVAPTAAESNSAPAATLPTTTVTAPAESLTSPSVDEQKANLFQTAGSVGFVDADSYQNTYAFNLRDVLKDSPGVFVQNRYGQELRLSIRGSGIARGYHVRGLEILQDGIPTNSADGSGDFYQIDPMGLRSTEIYKGGNGLTYGSTTLGGALNFVTPTAYTADAPNQFRVEGGSFGTVRASGQMSRIFGPLDALATVTLNRSDGYRDHAKGNYAQINANIGYKFSPRVETRFFFGAYIVDQKLPGTLSLFDALNNPTKAAASAVSGDQARNTRTERLGNLTTIRFDVGQLDIASWVIHKSLYHPIFQVIDQDGWTYGVAPRYTANLTLAGMRNDLIVGARFFGGNTKADQYVNVNGNRGAQTLDSRQSAYNYEAYFENRLFFLPTLGLMVGAKAYRDVRQYIDYGGLPGDANYRSTSAAYSGVNPKIGLIWEPRKDVQAFIDVTRSADVPDFTDLSQTFGATSRFVPLASQHAWTLEVGTRGKLDRVAWDLTAYRSLVRDQLLQYTTNPNVPASTFNANKTVLQGLEVGASVDLLKNVIATGDRVTVSQLWNYSDFRFQNDPQYGNNRIAGVPTHVLRTTLGYALTNRLQVSASLDWVPTGAWVDYANTMRVPAYTLIGLQASYQLERGVTFYVDARNLTDKRYVSDFSTVTDARTANTAVFYPGDGRSMFAGVRFAF
- a CDS encoding DUF2946 family protein, which gives rise to MRKLRQHRVAIGIALLAILLAALMPAIAQWRAATQQDPFAVYCTVQGAQAALGANTAPRAQALREPAHDGHSGHDDAQAPPAHAQPAGLQSSHGGSDHSLASADHWEKCGYCALWAHQPLVTTDFHTPPPASQGGIDVAPRALVSYFPRARFSDALARAPPSLSA
- a CDS encoding OmpW family outer membrane protein; this translates as MKPAFGAAAIAAALITGAALCSASANAQNASQMSDNAASDTPQTARTFGFIKDSSQGIYAGDILARVRAIGIMPDSHASGNVLPTLGVTVNNAIVPELDFTYMILDNVGVELILGMSRHQLTSRLGHLGGVNVLPPTLLLQYHFNHAGKIRPYVGAGINYTRFWNSNLNAGGTPIEIKNHSVGPALQAGVDIQMTKTLFFNVDIKKIWMKTDTSLAGTDLGTLHIDPLIVGVGVGMKF